Genomic window (Rhodothermales bacterium):
TGTTGTCCAGGATACACCGGAGCGTGGAGAGCACGGTCGTTTCCTGATCCTGCCGGGCGAGGATATCGTCGAAACGAAGGGTTGAGGGTGAGGCTACGGCGCCGTCGATGGTCATCGACCACGCATCCCGCGCGATCTGCTGGATGCCGGGCCAGTCGCGCACGCCGCCGTCGCCGCCAAATTGCTCAAAAAAGACGTCGTTGGGGGTGATGTACGGCAAGAAATCAATCCCATCCGTTACCGGCTGGACGCCAAAGCTATCGCAGCCGGCCAGCGACGCCAGAGACACGCCGGCCACGATCTGTGCGGAGCGCCGGAAAAATGCGCGTCGTGTGAGTGGTTGATCGCTCATGGATGTCGCGTGCGCTGATAGTCGATACCCAGGAACAACTCGCGGGCGTCGAGGGCGTTGCGGCCCCCCAGGGTGCGGTAGTACTGTGCGCTGAAGCCCAGAGTGCGCAGTGCATCGATGCGGAGCAGACGAAACGGGTAGATGCCGGCGCCCAGTCCGACTTTCACGGCGCGCTGATGCGTCGGGATCGGGTTGAGTGCGGAGAAGCCCACCGTCGGCGCGTCGATGGACCAGATGGCGCCGGCCATGGCCTGTAGCAGCAGGATCCCGTCAAACGGCGTGAGGCCGACCTCGCCGGTGTAGATCATCTCGTGTCCGTAGCGCGGTTTACGGTCCGGGATGCAGTCGATGTCGTTCCCGGGCCGGCACTCCATGGCGTTCGACAACAGGAAGAGGGGCGATCGGTACCGGACGCTGGCGCCGGCCTGGGCATATCCGGGAAACGGCCACAGGCTGAGCCCGTAGTGCAACCCCATCTGCCCATCCCATTGCCCCGTCCCCACACTGGGCGCGTAGTTCCGGGTGTAGCCGGTGGGCACCCCCAGCGTCCCGGTGAGCGCCAGCGCATGTGATGAAGGCCGTACCCCAAACAGCGGCAGCAGGCCAACCCTCAACCCGATCTGTGCGGTTCCAAAGCCGAAAACGCGAAACCGGAAGGCGTGGTCACGGACAAAGATGCGTTTGTACGGCACGTTCAGCACGAGCGTGGCGTGTTCCCAGAGCCCGAGCTCGCTGTAGAGGTACAGGCTACGGTCCTTAAACGTATCGCCGGGGAGGCCGTCGATAAAATCCGTCCGCCGTCCGTCAAAGGTGTACTGGTAGGCCGCCGTGCTGGCGCCGTATGAGACCTTGGTGTACGAGGCGCCTTTCGGGAGCGTCCACGCCTGGGCATGTACGATGCCGCAGCCAATCAGACACCAGAGCAGCCAGGCGGAGCCGAGCCGGACCAGGCATCGTCTCCGCGGGCTGAAGCGTGCATTCATGGGGCGTTCGGTCGGATACTGCCGGCGCGTCAGTTATTGGGCGCGCCTTCAAGGATCCATTGACGGATGACCTGGAAGTCGGCGTCGTCGATCTGGCCGCCGCCTTCGGGCATGCGGCCGCCGATGATGCCGGCATCGCCGCGCAGCTTCCGGATGATGTAGCTGTTTTCGGGATCGCCGCGCGTCACATTGCAGACCCCCAGCTGTTCCGCCTCGTTACCGGGGCCGAGGATGCTGGTAGCGGTCCGTACGGAGAAGTTGGATGGCGGCGTATCGGCCCCGTGGCAGAATTGCGAGTTGCAGCCATAGTTGGCCAGAATCGGCTTGATGTCATCCTCGAACGAGATTGTCGAGGCCGGGTAGTCGCCGGCATTAAAAGCGGTATTGCAGACCAGGGGTTCGTCTTCCGTGCCGGCATGTTCACAGGCGCCGAAGAGCAGGCCAAGGACCAGAACCAGGGTAAACGAGGCCATGCGGTGCAGATTTGTCGTCATGTTAGCGATCTTTCGTTTTCTTGATCTGATGATTGTAGGTATCGGCGATATACAGGGTGAACGTGACTTCATCGTAGAAAATTCCCATGGGCGTGTTGAGCCGGGCCTCCGTCGCCGGCGTGCCGTCGGGCGAGTTGCCGGCCTCGCCAGTGCCCGCGACGGTAGTGATGAAGCCGAAGGGGTCGACTTTTCGGATGACGTGGTTGCCGGAGTCGGCGATGTAGATGTGATGATCTTCCCGGAAGATGACATCGGTCGGTCGGTTGAGTTGTGCCGAGCGCGCGTTGCCTCCGTCCCCGGCATAACCGGGTGAGCCATTGCCGGCAATCGTGGTCACTTCACCCGTGAGCACATTGATACGGCGGACGCGGTGATTTTCGGTATCGGCGACCACCAGCGTCCAGTCGTGGGTGTTCATGTGGATTTTGCCGCCTGGCGTGGGCAGCTCGTCATCGGGGAAGTGGTAACGAGCGATTCCGAGGGGGCCGTCGGAGAAGCCGGCTTGCTCGCCGGAATAGGTGGAGATCACGCCGTCCAGCCCGATGCGTCGAATGCGCTGGTTGTGCTGGTCGGAGACATACATGTCGCCGTTGGGGTCGAAGATGAAGCTGCTTGGCAGGTTCATGCGCGCCTGAACAGCCGGGCCTCCGTCGCCATCGAACCCGGGCGTGGTGCCATAAAAATCAACGGCACGGAGCGTGACCGGGTTGATCACCTTGACCTTCCCATTCTGCCAATCGCTCACGTAGAAATGCCCGCGGGGGCTTATGGTGAGATCGGTCGGGAGCTGGAGCTGGAGTTGACCGGCGTCGCCTTCGGTGCCGTCGCCGGGCATGCCGCTGCCGATGAAGGAAATGACGCTGCCGTCGGGCGTGATCTGGCGGATGGCGTGGTTCTGCCAGTCCACCACATACAGATCCCCGGTTTGCGCGAGCGTAAGAGGCGGCATCGCGACGTCGATCGGGAAGTTGAACCGGGCGTCGTGCGCCGGCCCGCCGTTGCCGGAGAAGCCGGCTTCTCCGGCAACGCCGGCGACGGTGCACAATGGCCCTTCCTCCATGCAGGCGTCGGGACGATCTGGACCGGTCTCGACGGGGTCGTTGAACTCGGAGAAGTCTGGATTAAAATCGCAGCCGGCCACACAAAACGCGCCAAGCACCGCGAAGCGGATGAAGCGGTTGAACGCCCATTCAATACGGGGAGAGCGGATGTGTGGCAGCAGGGTCATGCGTGCGGACAGGAAATAACGACGAGAAACGAAAGCGGATCGGGAAAAAGTGGAAGGGCTGGAGACACGAGGGTTTACGAATCCTCATCCCTCCAGCCCTCTTGTGCGGACATTCGCGAATTATTCCGCGTGGCTGAGGTCGACGCGTTTAATCTGATGGTTAAACGTGTCAGCGATGTACAGCAGGTGGTTCGCTTCGTCGTAGGCGATGCCGTACGGGCGATCCAGTTCGGCTTCCGTGGCCAGTGTGGCGTCCTCGGAGAAGCCGCGCGTTCCGGTGCCGGCAACCGTCGAGACGTTGCCCGCGACGTCGATCTTGCGGATCACGTTATTTTCGGCGTCGGCGATGAACAGTTCCTGATCGTGCGTGAGGTACACGTCGGCTGGGGCGTTAAAGGTGGCCGCCGTTGCCGGCCCGCCGTCGCCGGTGTAGCCGGCCGTGCCGGTGCCGCCGATGGTCGTGACCGCACCCGTCGCCAGATCGATCTTGCGGATACGATGGTTCTGCGTGTCGGCCATGTAGAGGGTCGTGCGATCGTCGTTGATCGCGATACGGCCGCCCGGGCCGGCGTCGGGACCAGCGGGCAGCGAGAACTGCGCGGCTATGCCGACGCCATCCGCGTAGCCGCGGGCGCCGCCGGCGAACGTGTTGATCGTCCCGTCCGTCGTGACCTTCCGGATGCGCTGGTTGGCCTGGTCGGAGATGTACATATTGCCGTCGAAGTCGAATACGAGGCTGCTCGGCAGGTCCATCTTAGCCGCCGTCGCGGGGCCGCCGTCGCCCACGAAGCCCTGGGTGCTGCCCACGGCGACCGACGTTTCCATGGTCGCGCTGTCGAACTTTTTGATCTTCCAGTTGTGCCAGGCAACCAGGTAGTAGTCGCCATCGTCACCGATCACGAAGCCGGTCGGGTGGTTCAACGACAGCTGGTCGGCAGGGCCGACGTTGTCGTCGCCGAGCTGACTGATCCCGATGAAGTTCTCCGTGATGCCGGCCGGCGTAATCTTACGGACGACGTGGTTGTTCCAGTCGGTGATATACAGTTCGCCGGCCGTTCCGACGGTCACATCGACAGGCCAGTAGTGGAGGGACTCGATGGCAAGCGTGCCTTCTCGGGTGAACCCCGCGCTGCCGGCGACACCCGATACGTTGCAGAGGATGCCTTCTCCGCCACAGGCTTCAGCCTCGGGATCCGAAGCTCCGTCGCATCCCATCAGGCCGACACTCAGGCCGAGCGCCAGAGCCAGGGAAGAAAGACCTTTGACGCTTCTTAGCGTCGTAAAGACGCGATTCGTTTTCATGTAGTAATTACCTCCAGAATAGTTAGGACTATGCGAATTGCAGAGTTGATTTTGGGTGCATCGTGTAGGTACGAGCCGGTGGAGCTCGTTGCCGTGGGACTAAGTAACGCAATTGATGTGAGGGACTGCAATCGCATGCATGTGTGGCGGGGGATGCCCTACATCCCCCTGGAATCTGACTATGATCGGCATTTTGACAGGCATTGGCAGGTTATCGTGGGAGTAGTATGTGGTAGCGTTTGATTCCAGGAGTGGCCTTCCCATCACATGAAGATGTGAGCATAGCCAAAGGCGCATATGTAAGGAGTCAATTCAACCCTGTCGAAGCGCCGACGTAGACGTATCATCCTGTTTCATCCCGATCTGCGCGCCTGCCGGGCCCCACGTTTAAGGAATCGTACGAAATACGCGATCCTTCGAAACAACGTGTCCCGCCTACCGCGCCCGGCCCGGGACTCCAGTCAGCCCCTCGCCTCTCATGATGCGCCCCGCCGCTTTGCGGCGACACGCAGTCGACCTCTACCGGGGTCGCCTTCGTCGATTCACCGGACCTCGGCCCGAGTTCCTGCCTATCGGACGATGCCTACAATGACCCACAGAATACCTATGCGTATGTTTTGCCGGATCGCTTGTGCGGCGATCCTTCTGTACGGCATGACTTCGCCGGCTGTGGCCGGAAGCCGTGTCCCGTTTCGTCACTATTCGATTTCCGAGGGACTGCCGCACGAAAACGTAAAAGCGCTGGCCCAGACGGCGGATGGCCGGCTGTGGATCGGCACGTCCGCCGGGTTGAGTGTGTTCAACGGGGCGGAGTTTATCGACATCGACTTCGCCGATCTGGCCACGCCGGCGTCGGTCTACGAGCTGGAGGCCATGCCGGACGGTAGCCTCTGGGTGGCTACTGTATCCCACGGGGTGTGGTTCGTCCAGGACGGTAGGGCGACCCAGCCGTTTCCGATGCTGGCCAACGAGCGGATCCATCGCTTCGTCCTGCGCGAGGATACATTATTTTTGTTTGGACCTCAGATGAGATGGTCCATCGATCTCGCCACGCAGACGATTGGACGATCCCCCTACCGGTATGCCGCCGGGACGCCGCAGGGCGCCGGCATCGTCAGCGCCGATATCGCTGCGGACGGCACGGTGTGGGTACTCGACGGCCGGCTGGGGCCGGGCCGGATGATGGAAGATGGTGTCGTCCACTTCCGTCAGGAGCTCGCGCAGATGCAGGCCTCGACCTGGCGCTTTCTCCGCTTCGACATGTATGGTACCGGCTGGGTCACGCATCAGCACGAGGGCCTCTACCGGATCGTTTCTGACGGTTCCCTCGAACTCGTCCTTGCCGCGAACGGGGCCGAACACATATGCGTCACGCCGGATCGCATCGCCGTGGCCTCCGGGCGGCTCGGCGGCCTCATGTGGGATCTTCAGAAAGAGGCGCCCATCACCCCACTCGATGAACAACGCGGGCTACCCACCAACCGGATCAACTGCCTCTTTCGCGACAATGAGGGCAATACGTGGATCGGCACGCAGGACGGCTTGGTGCAACTGATCAACCCGGGTGTGGAACATGTGATGGAAGCGGCCGGCCAACCCCTGGTCGAGCTCGAAGGCATCGGCCGCGCCGGCGACGGTTCGATCTGGGTTGCGTCTCGGACGGGGGGCCTCGTGCGGGTTGCCCCACAACCCGGCGTGTTTCAGCCCGCCCCTGACGCGCGGTGGACGGCGCTCATCGATGGCCAGGACGGTCAGCTGTATGCGCTGGAGGACCACGCCTGGTATCGGTTCGCCAGCGCGGAGCGCTGGGTTCAGGTCGGACCGCACGATGGCGCAATCCGCGGGGTTGTGGATGGCGCCGGCGCCGGCTTCTTCAAACAATCGGACGGCCTCTATCGGCACGATCCCGATGGCACGAAAGATCGGCTTGTGAACTGGTTGCCGGATGAGCGCATGTTGTACGAACACACCCTGACGCCCGACGGCAGGCTCCTGGTGTGGGATAACGGCCGGCTGCTCGACGTGGAGAAGCAGTCGTCCGCCGATACCGGCGTGGCGGAGGTCCGGGTGATCGCGGAGTTTCCAGCGCTGCGCGGCGTGGGCGTCCGAACGGTCGCGATGGATTCAGGGCGTCGCATCTGGGTGTCGCTGCAAGGTCGCGGGCTGTTTTGCATCCAGGGAGACGATGTACTCTTCGTACTCCCGGACCAGGAGATCACGCGTGTCGAGCAACTCAACGATAGCTTGATGGCCGTCGAGGCCCACGACGGCCTGCACGCCTTCGCCTTTCGGCAGATCGATAACGGCATTCGCCGGCTCCGCCTGGGCAATGCCGTAAAAAAAGCATTGACGCCCCGGTATCACATTGGACAGTCGGATGGCCTGTTGTCCAGTATCGTAGCCGGCGCAGTGACTAGCGCCGAAGCGCTCTGGGTCGCCCATCCGGGCGGCCTCACCGTCATGCCGCTTTCGGTTGTATACCGCGAGCTGCCCCCACCTACCGTGTTGCTCACGGCGGTGAATTTGAACGGAATCAACAACACGCCGGCCCTGCCGCTGCGTTTTTCTGCCCGCGACCGGAATGTAGGTTTTTCGTTCAGTTCCACAGCATTCGCCAGCCAGCATCGGGTGTATTACCGCTACCGGTTGCGTGGCTTCGACAACATGTGGCGGGAAACCGATGAAAACGCGGTGCACTACGCGGACCTTCCCTCGGGTTCATACCAGTTCGAGGTGCAGGCCGGCGTGGAGCCCAATGTATTCAGTCAGGCAGTAGCCTACGCATTTGCGATTCCGAGACCGTTCCATGAACACCCGATTGTGTGGGCCTCCGCACTGTTGCTCTTACTCGGTGCGCTGTATGGCGGTCATCGGTACCGCGTCCGCCACCTCGTCCATATCGAACGTACACGCACCCAGATCGCGATGGATCTTCACGACGACATCGGAAGCTCCCTGATGAGTCTGTCCCTGCTCTCCACCATGGCGCGCCAGCGTAGCGAGCAGAAGGAAGAGGTATCGCCGCTATTGTCGGAAATCGGCCTCACCGCTAGCGCACTCGTAGATAGTATGTCCGACATCGTATGGGCGATCGATCCGATGCAGGATACGTTTCGAAGCGTCATCGAACGGCTCCAGGGGTTCGCGCAACGGATGACGGCGTCCAGCGATATCGATATCGAATGGCAGATCGGGCCGGAGATCGATGCGATCGTGTTTCCGCCCCGCGTTCGGCGCAATCTCTACCTGATTGTGAAGGAAGCGATGACAAACGCGATCAAACACAGCGGGAGCGCGATGATCGTGATTCGTATGCGATCGGAGGAGCATGCATTGACTGTGGAGGTGGAAGACAGCGGCAAGGGGCTCCCATCGGGCACGCCGGCCGGAGGATATGGCTTACGGACGATGCGCATGCGCGCCGGCAAATCCGGCGCATCGCTCTTCATCCACGCCGTCGAGCAGGGCGGCACCCGTGTTACCGTCCGCTGCCCGTTTAATGCACAGGCCTGAACCCATTGCCAACCCCATGAGCACATCCCCTGAATCGAGTATCGCCGTCGCCATCGTGGAAGATGACAACGGGCTGCGGCAGGGCATGCGGTGGATGATCGAGTCCTCGCCTGGCTTCCTGTGTTACGGGGCCTATGGCTCGTGTGAGGAGGCCATAGGGACCTGGCGAGCCACACCTCCGCCGGCTGGGCTCATCGTGCTCATGGATGTCGGGCTGCCGGGCATGACGGGCATCGAGGGCACCCGGATCGTGCGCCAGGAGTGGCCGGGTTTGCTCATCCTCACAATCACGATGTTTGAGGATACAGATACGATCCTCCAGGCCATTCGCGCTGGCGCCGTCGGGTACCTGATCAAATCCATCGCGCCGCCCGACCTGCTCCAGGCCATTCGTGTGGTTCGCGGCGGGGGGAGTTTTCTTTCAGGGCCCGTGGCCCTCAAAATCCTCGAACAGTTCCAGCATACCGGCGATCCGCGCTCCGAATACGAGCTGTCGCCGCGTGAGGAGGAGATTCTCCAGGGCCTCGTGAACGGGTATACCTACAAGCGCCTTGCGGATCATCTCGGCATAAGCATCGATACCGTCCGCTCCCACATCAAGAATCTGTACGACAAGCTGCACGTCCACTCGCGGAACGAGGCGGTGGCGCTGGCCGTCCGATACGGCCTTCGCCCGAAGGAGACGGCCTGAAGGGTTGATCAGGCTGTCGGCAACACGAGTTTAAAGGTGGAACCGACACCCTTTTTGCTGACGACTTCGATGCGACCCTCCATGAGCCCCACAAACAGTTTCGCCAGCGCCAGGCCCAGGCCGGCGCCAGGGTACGTTCGATTGAGGCGGTCGTCCTCCTGCGTGAACGGGGTGAAAAGCATGTCCATGAATTCGGTCGACATCCCGATGCCGGTATCCGTCACCTCGATTTCTACCTCGTGCCCCTGGTGGTGGGTCGCCAGGCGTACGATGCCGGTGTCGGTGAACTTGGCGGCGTTCGAGAGCAGGATATCGAGCACCTGATAGAGGCGCTTACGGTCGCTCCGGACCATGATCTCGTCGCCATCGAGTTCCAGTTCGAAGCGGACGCCTTTCCGCGCCAGCAGCTCCCCATTCTGATTCGCTACCGGGCGCAGCGTATCATGCAGACCAATGGGGAGGAGCGGGAGCTGTCGCATGTTAGATAGGTCGAACAGCTCATTGGTGAGCAGCAGTAACTTCTGGGCGTTTTCGTGGATGGCCGTGGTGAACTCGTCAATCTGAGGCGGAAGCCCCGCCGGCATCGCCGCCCCAAGTTCCGTCAGCTCCTGACGCAGCAACTCGGCGTAGCCGTTGATGACCCCGAGCGGGGTGCGAAATTCGTGGCTCATCGTGTGGATGAACACGTGCTGCATCTGCGCCAACCAGTCGTCCGGAGGCGCAGGATGCGCCGTGACGGACGGCGCTTTGGCCTGGATCTTCTCCTCCTCCCTGTCAAACACCAGCACGGCGCCCTGGACGGTCTGCCGTGCATCTCGGACGGCGGTCCCGCGAATACGAAGCGGGTGCGCGGTGGATTCCGGGCCCATCCGGTAGAGCGACGTAAGGGAAAAGTCGGTAGCCCGGCCATTTAGCAGCGCACGAATCGAAGCGAGTAACCCTTCATCAAACCCGCTAAGATGGTACATGGTGAGCGGGTTCAAGCTCCTATCGAAGAACGACGTGTCGAACAACGACCAGAACCGAGCATTGGCATACAGCACCTTACCGGCCGCGTTCATGAACAGCGTCGCCGAAGGGGAGTGCTCGATAAAGAGGTGCAACTGAGGTATCGGCGCATCGTGCCCTGGAAGGCCATCGCCTTCGGTTGAGGAGCCGACTACAAAACGCTCAATTTCCATGGAGGTACGAGGTCGCGCCGGGTGAAGTCGCCGGCAGCGGTGGACCGCCGGCCAGGCCGGCGACGGATGGTACGAATGCGTCTCCCCGGGTGCAACATGGCGCGTGGGACGGGGGTACTTTTTCGGGACGCCGGGATGAGGCTGACGCCAGGAAGGTATTTTCTCAATCGGGGACTTATTCCAGTAAGCAGGACGGATGTCCGCCGCGGAAGATGCCCTCTGCGCTGGATCCACGCGAGTCGCGGCTCTTGCCGATCCCCATCGCGTGGGTCACCGTAGTGTAAATCAAATTCGGGGCCAAAGTGTGCAAAGGGCGCTACGAATGGACTCAGGCGTGGCTCGCGGCATCCCCTCTGCGCTCGGCCGGCACAACGGCCTGGAGCCACGCCAGTCCGCTCAAAACCTGCAACGAGGCGAACACCAGGAAAGCGGTCTGCAACGAAAATCCTCCATATTCCAGCATGAGGCTGGCCGCGAGGATCGACAGGCTTTCGGTGCCGAGTACAAGCAGCATTTCGGATGCGAATACGCGTCCCCGATACGCATCGATCGTGCGCTGCTGGAGGAGGACGGTAGAGAATACCCAGTTGGCGCCACTCGCGGCATGGGCGCAGCCTACGGCCAGCATGGCGCCGATCGGCCAGGCATGAAATCCGATGGTGAGGTACGACAGCCCGCTCAGGGAGATACAGACCCCGAGCACCGCCGGCCATCGTTTCTGGTCGACAAAGAGGTTTCGGGCCAGAACAGGTCCAATGCCGGTCCCGATGCCTCGCGCGAAGAACAGCGCTCCCATACCGGCGGCCTGGGTGCCCGGGAAAAGCTGTTGCCCCAGCAGCGTCAGCATATACACCGTGGCGCCGCCGCCGACGGCCCAGGCCGTCTTGGCCAGGGCGATTCGGCCGATCTGCGGCCGGCTCAACAGGTAGCCCCAACCATCGGTAAACTGTCGGTAGGCCGCCCCCAGGGGCGACCCCCTTCCCGCTGGCCCTGTCTGCTGCGGGATCCGGGTTCGGTAGATGAAGTAGGCGGAGACAAGGTAGGTGGCGCTGTCGATGAGGAAGACCGCGCGGATGCCTAGCCATTCCGTGGCCAGCCCGCCCACGCCGGCGCCGATCGCCAGCATCACGGACCAGCTGGCCGATGAAAGGGCGTTGGCCGTGATCAGCTCACGGGGAGAGGTGATGTTGGGGAGTGAGGCGCTCTTCGCGGGATCGAAGACCGATCCGATGATGACCTGGAGGGCGATGAGTAGATACGCCAGCGGCACGTGTTCGGCGCGGTCGACCAGCAGAAAGCCCAGCACCGCCACGGCGCGGAGAAGGTCGGCTACGATCATGATCTGCCGACGATTGAAGCGGTCCACGAGCAGGCCGGCAACCGGTGATGCCAGCGCCCAGGGCACCATCTTAAACAGGAATACGCCTCCCATCGCCAGCGGAGAACCCGTAAGGGAGGCGATGAGGCTGTAGAGGGCGATGGTGTTGAACCAGTCGCCGAGGAGGGAGACCAACTGCCCGGCCCACAGCCGACGGAAGTTGGCGTTGTTTCGAATCAGCTCGACATAACCCGCCTGATCGCGCATGTACAGCCGCGTGCTCCGCGAAAACGATCACCAGGTGATGGCTCAGGCTTCGCCGGCGCCCTGCGATCCTTCCGGTCGCAGGAGTGGGAACAGGATGACGTCGCGGATTGATTCTTGGTTCGTCATGATCATCGCCAGCCGGTCGATCCCGATCCCCAGGCCGGCGGTAGGCGGCATGCCGTATTCGAGCGCGCGGAGGTAGTCCTCGTCGATTTGCATCGCCTCATCGTCGCCCGCGGCGCGGAGCCTGCCCTGTTCCTCGAAGCGGCTTCGCTGGTCGTCCGGGTCGTTCAACTCGCTGAACGCGTTACAGATTTCCTTGCCGTTGCAGATGGCTTCAAAGCGCTCGACGAGGCCGGCCTCGGCCCGGTGGCGCTTCGCCAGGGGGCTGAGCTCGACCGGGTAGTCGGTGATAAAGGTGGGCTGGATGAGGCGGGGTTCGACAAAGGCGCCGAAGATCTCGTCGATGATCTTGCCGCTACCCATCGTGGCGTCGATGTCCAGCCGCAACGCCTTGCCGGCGGCGGCCAACTCCTCGCGCGATTTCCCGCGTAGGTCGTGGCCCGTGTGCTCACGGATTGCTTCGAACAGGCTCACCCGCCGCCATGGACGCGCAAACGAGATCGTTTTGTCGCCCACCTCAACATCGGCCTTGCCGTGCAGCATCACGGCGATGTGCTCGATCATCTCCTCGACCAGCTCCATCATCCACCGATAGTCCTTGTACGCCACGTACAACTCCATCATCGTGAACTCGGGGTTGTGGAACCGGCTCAGCCCCTCGTTGCGGAAGTCTTTGGAGATTTCGTATACCCCCTCGAACCCGCCGACGATGAGCCGTTTGAGATACAACTCGTCCGCGATGCGCAGGAAGAGCGGCATGTCCAGCGCGTTGTGGTGTGTGGTAAACGGCCGGGCGGCGGCACCGCCGTAGACGGGCTGGAGGACGGGGGTTTCGACCTCGACATACTCGCGGTCGTCCAGGAAGCGCCGCATGGTCGAGATCATCTTCGCGCGGAGCCGGAAGACTTGCCGCACCTCCGGGTTCACGAACAGGTCGACATACCGCTGTCGGTACCGGAATTCTTTGTCGGTGACCTCGTTGTAGACAATGCCGTCTTTTTCCTTGACGACGGGCATGGGGCGGAGCGCTTTGGCGAGCAGTTCGAGCCGGCGCGCGTGTACACTCACGTGGCCGGTCTGTGTCCGAAACACAAAACCCTCGATGCCGACGATGTCCCCGAGGTCGAGCATGCG
Coding sequences:
- a CDS encoding two-component regulator propeller domain-containing protein, whose translation is MRMFCRIACAAILLYGMTSPAVAGSRVPFRHYSISEGLPHENVKALAQTADGRLWIGTSAGLSVFNGAEFIDIDFADLATPASVYELEAMPDGSLWVATVSHGVWFVQDGRATQPFPMLANERIHRFVLREDTLFLFGPQMRWSIDLATQTIGRSPYRYAAGTPQGAGIVSADIAADGTVWVLDGRLGPGRMMEDGVVHFRQELAQMQASTWRFLRFDMYGTGWVTHQHEGLYRIVSDGSLELVLAANGAEHICVTPDRIAVASGRLGGLMWDLQKEAPITPLDEQRGLPTNRINCLFRDNEGNTWIGTQDGLVQLINPGVEHVMEAAGQPLVELEGIGRAGDGSIWVASRTGGLVRVAPQPGVFQPAPDARWTALIDGQDGQLYALEDHAWYRFASAERWVQVGPHDGAIRGVVDGAGAGFFKQSDGLYRHDPDGTKDRLVNWLPDERMLYEHTLTPDGRLLVWDNGRLLDVEKQSSADTGVAEVRVIAEFPALRGVGVRTVAMDSGRRIWVSLQGRGLFCIQGDDVLFVLPDQEITRVEQLNDSLMAVEAHDGLHAFAFRQIDNGIRRLRLGNAVKKALTPRYHIGQSDGLLSSIVAGAVTSAEALWVAHPGGLTVMPLSVVYRELPPPTVLLTAVNLNGINNTPALPLRFSARDRNVGFSFSSTAFASQHRVYYRYRLRGFDNMWRETDENAVHYADLPSGSYQFEVQAGVEPNVFSQAVAYAFAIPRPFHEHPIVWASALLLLLGALYGGHRYRVRHLVHIERTRTQIAMDLHDDIGSSLMSLSLLSTMARQRSEQKEEVSPLLSEIGLTASALVDSMSDIVWAIDPMQDTFRSVIERLQGFAQRMTASSDIDIEWQIGPEIDAIVFPPRVRRNLYLIVKEAMTNAIKHSGSAMIVIRMRSEEHALTVEVEDSGKGLPSGTPAGGYGLRTMRMRAGKSGASLFIHAVEQGGTRVTVRCPFNAQA
- a CDS encoding response regulator transcription factor, with translation MSTSPESSIAVAIVEDDNGLRQGMRWMIESSPGFLCYGAYGSCEEAIGTWRATPPPAGLIVLMDVGLPGMTGIEGTRIVRQEWPGLLILTITMFEDTDTILQAIRAGAVGYLIKSIAPPDLLQAIRVVRGGGSFLSGPVALKILEQFQHTGDPRSEYELSPREEEILQGLVNGYTYKRLADHLGISIDTVRSHIKNLYDKLHVHSRNEAVALAVRYGLRPKETA
- a CDS encoding ATP-binding protein gives rise to the protein MEIERFVVGSSTEGDGLPGHDAPIPQLHLFIEHSPSATLFMNAAGKVLYANARFWSLFDTSFFDRSLNPLTMYHLSGFDEGLLASIRALLNGRATDFSLTSLYRMGPESTAHPLRIRGTAVRDARQTVQGAVLVFDREEEKIQAKAPSVTAHPAPPDDWLAQMQHVFIHTMSHEFRTPLGVINGYAELLRQELTELGAAMPAGLPPQIDEFTTAIHENAQKLLLLTNELFDLSNMRQLPLLPIGLHDTLRPVANQNGELLARKGVRFELELDGDEIMVRSDRKRLYQVLDILLSNAAKFTDTGIVRLATHHQGHEVEIEVTDTGIGMSTEFMDMLFTPFTQEDDRLNRTYPGAGLGLALAKLFVGLMEGRIEVVSKKGVGSTFKLVLPTA
- a CDS encoding MFS transporter; the protein is MRDQAGYVELIRNNANFRRLWAGQLVSLLGDWFNTIALYSLIASLTGSPLAMGGVFLFKMVPWALASPVAGLLVDRFNRRQIMIVADLLRAVAVLGFLLVDRAEHVPLAYLLIALQVIIGSVFDPAKSASLPNITSPRELITANALSSASWSVMLAIGAGVGGLATEWLGIRAVFLIDSATYLVSAYFIYRTRIPQQTGPAGRGSPLGAAYRQFTDGWGYLLSRPQIGRIALAKTAWAVGGGATVYMLTLLGQQLFPGTQAAGMGALFFARGIGTGIGPVLARNLFVDQKRWPAVLGVCISLSGLSYLTIGFHAWPIGAMLAVGCAHAASGANWVFSTVLLQQRTIDAYRGRVFASEMLLVLGTESLSILAASLMLEYGGFSLQTAFLVFASLQVLSGLAWLQAVVPAERRGDAASHA
- the lysS gene encoding lysine--tRNA ligase, whose protein sequence is MQERTEQELQRRQERAALEAAGINPYAYSWNVTDHAASTLAAFDDARHQQDATGVAPEPLIVSMAGRIMKKRVMGKAAFIDLQDGSGTMQVYVTRDDLPEGFYNDVFKRMLDLGDIVGIEGFVFRTQTGHVSVHARRLELLAKALRPMPVVKEKDGIVYNEVTDKEFRYRQRYVDLFVNPEVRQVFRLRAKMISTMRRFLDDREYVEVETPVLQPVYGGAAARPFTTHHNALDMPLFLRIADELYLKRLIVGGFEGVYEISKDFRNEGLSRFHNPEFTMMELYVAYKDYRWMMELVEEMIEHIAVMLHGKADVEVGDKTISFARPWRRVSLFEAIREHTGHDLRGKSREELAAAGKALRLDIDATMGSGKIIDEIFGAFVEPRLIQPTFITDYPVELSPLAKRHRAEAGLVERFEAICNGKEICNAFSELNDPDDQRSRFEEQGRLRAAGDDEAMQIDEDYLRALEYGMPPTAGLGIGIDRLAMIMTNQESIRDVILFPLLRPEGSQGAGEA